A genomic window from Osmerus eperlanus chromosome 5, fOsmEpe2.1, whole genome shotgun sequence includes:
- the ambra1b gene encoding activating molecule in BECN1-regulated autophagy protein 1B isoform X2, with product MASRQRNAVCILASRERGSQLSGSQRLLQQLVEEKVRWMKWQSQKVELPDSPRSTFLLAFSPDRTLMASTHVNHNIYITEVKTGKCLHSLVGHRRTPWCVTFHPTIPGLLASGCLDGEVRIWDLHGGSESWFTESNVAIASLAFHPTAQLLLIATNNELHFWDWSRPEPFAVVKTGSETERVRLVRFDPLGHNLLTAIVNPSNQQNEDDSEVPMDSVEMPHFRQRSFLPSQPVRRTPILHNFLHILSSRSSGAPAGSDLPRPNVEASGEGPSAPLGQYPSTHERGPPYPGCTQHLGMVCLCSRCTANRSPSLGEGPPPASSRAPPEPPHASTFSSARTEPRQPSERPSAFTSVYYAGGSSLHRAVPTPHLASQPLSQPSAHEASGRLPGPDWTRSLLNMRPGAESGMLPPRTSSSSVSLLSVLRQQDGSSQSPVYTSATEGRGFPPQGPEPTPGGPSQRGGGGAGTSSGHHPFWEGARSNPASFRNVLQCNLSRYFMEFDRMQDLESPLGGTGGVEGSQEQTQELLNNNIDPERPSSSSASSSHYQPPPPPPPPPPPPHNSENPPPPSPQTHSSRGHLNRCRACHNLLTFNHDSQRWERTSQAASTSAQEPPSWQAPGPAYDEGGQGPRRDPQAHERRAPAAEPSEVSPGGGAGPVPFPGASSSPQPGEQTVGLVYNQETGQWERVYRQAASGRPADTPPEALNQEMPVDNPDEDSLRRRLLESSLLSLSRYDMGGSRDHPIYPDPARLSPAAYYAQRMIQYLSRRDSIRQRSLRYQQNRLRTLSSSSDSPAGNPSAAMENSDVDFEELDDNGDRTRHRTPRNARMSAPSLGRFVPRRFLLPEYLPYAGIFHERGQPGLATHSSVNRVLAGASIGDGQSAVASNIANTTYRLQWWDFTKFDLPEISNASVNVLVPNCKIYNDASCDISADGQLLAVFIPSSQRGFPDEGILAVYSLAPHNLGEMLYTKRFGPNAISVSLSPMGCYVMVGLASRRILLHPSTDHMVAQVFRLQQPHGGETSIRMVFNVVYPMAPDQRRHVSINSARWLPDPGMGLAYGTNKGDLVICRPVFYRSDGESTAEPSTEPIFSVNNSGGTSRTRGTERPGPPSRPGWRPDRDMGLMNAIGLQPRHPAPSVTSQGTQTPVVQLQNAETQTERDLATPSTSHTAPAEPLQEVASTSAGAAGTLEPQGSSAMDGPLGGGPLADASTEASTSTAHTGDAPEYAPGEDALARIRRLIAEGGMTAVVQREQSTTMASMGGFGNNIIVSHRIHRGSQTGTGRAPGPSSCPLTITQPQPSQTQTLRLTLEHPPLTEAPMWGPTALSRPQPPALLPDGAEPGLAMGLDNVFEGGRAAAADPAPSSSGLFSPSPSSSSHAASPSSSNRNNNNSSRSSYPGDPYSR from the exons ATGGCGTCCCGCCAGAGGAACGCCGTGTGCATCCTGGCCAGCCGTGAGCGAGGCTCCCAGCTCTCCGGCTCCCAGCGCCTCCTACagcagctggtggaggagaaggttcGCTGGATGAAGTGGCAGAGTCAG aaaGTGGAGCTTCCAGACAGCCCTCGCTCGACGTTTCTCCTCGCCTTCAGCCCAGATCG gaCCTTGATGGCCTCCACCCACGTTAATCACAACATCTACATCACAGAGGTGAAGACTGGAAAGTGTCTGCATTCCCTGGTGGGGCATCGCCGCACACCCTGGTGTGTGACCTTTCACCCCACCATCCCAGGGCTGCTGGCGTCCGGGTGCCTCGATGGGGAGGTCCGCATCTGGGACCTGCAT GGAGGCAGCGAGAGCTGGTTCACCGAGAGCAACGTGGCCATCGCCTCCTTGGCCTTCCACCCCACcgcccagctcctcctcatcGCCACCAACAACGAGCTGCACTTCTGGGACTGGAGCAGACCGGAGCCCTTCGCTGTGGTGAAGACGGGGAGTGAGACGGAGAGAGTCAG GTTGGTGAGGTTTGATCCGTTGGGGCACAATCTCCTGACAGCGATCGTCAATCCCTCCAACCAGCAG AATGAAGATGACTCGGAGGTCCCTATGGACAGCGTGGAGATGCCCCACTTCCGCCAGCGCTCCTTCCTGCCCTCCCAGCCCGTACGCCGCACCCCCATCCTCCACAACTTCCTCCACATCCTGTCGTCTCGCTCCTCCGGGGCGCCGGCAGGCAGCGATCTCCCCCGGCCCAACGTGGAGGCCAGCGGCGAGGGCCCCAGCGCCCCCCTTGGCCAGTACCCCTCGACCCACGAGCGTGGGCCTCCCTACCCCGGCTGCACCCAGCACCTGGGCATGGTGTGCCTCTGCAGCCGCTGCACTGCCAACCGCAGCCCCTCCCTGGGAGAGggcccccctcccgcctcctccaGGGCCCCACCGGAGCCCCCCCATGCCTCCACCTTCTCTTCGGCCCGGACTGAGCCCCGCCAGCCCTCAGAGAGACCCTCCGCCTTCACCTCTGTCTACTACGCCGGCGGCAGCTCCCTGCACCGTGCCGTACCCACCCCGCACCTGGCCAGCCAGCCCCTCAGCCAGCCCTCCGCTCACGAGGCCTCCGGCCGCCTGCCAGGGCCCGACTGGACGCGCAGCCTGCTCAACATGCGCCCCGGGGCTGAGAGCGGCATGCTGCCCCCCAGGACCAGCTCCTCCTCCGTCAGCCTGCTGTCCGTGCTGCGCCAGCAGGACGGCTCGTCCCAGTCCCCCGTCTACACGTCTGCCACGGAGGGCAGGGGCTTCCCCCCGCAGGGCCCTGAACCCACCCCCGGGGGCCCCAGccagaggggtggtggaggcgcAGGCACCAGCAGCGGACATCACCCCTTCTGGGAGGGCGCGCGCAGCAACCCCGCCTCCTTTCGCAATGTGCTGCAGTGCAACCTGAGCCGCTACTTCATGGAGTTCGATCGCATGCAGGACCTGGAGTCTCCTCTGGGGGGCACTGGCGGTGTggagggcagccaggagcagacCCAGGAGCTGCTCAACAACAACATTGACCCCGAGAGGCCGtcgtcctcctctgcctcctcctcacactaccagccccctcctcctcctcctcctcctcctcctcctcctcacaactcagagaacccccctccccccagcccacaGACCCACTCCTCCCGGGGACACCTAAACCGCTGCCGCGCCTGCCACAACCTGCTCACCTTCAACCACGACTCCCAGCGCTGGGAGCGCACCAGCCAGGCTGCCTCCACCTCCGCCCAGGAGCCCCCCTCCTGGCAGGCCCCCGGCCCGGCCTACGACGAGGGGGGCCAAGGGCCTCGGAGGGACCCCCAGGCCCACGAGAGGAGGGCCCCGGCAGCGGAGCCGAGTGAAGTGTCCCCCGGGGGAGGCGCTGGGCCGGTGCCCTTCCCCGGGGCTTCCTCTTCCCCCCAGCCTGGGGAGCAGACAGTGGGCCTGGTGTACAACCAGGAGACAGGCCAGTGGGAGAGGGTGTACAGGCAGGCAGCTTCCGGACGCCCTGCAGACACACCGCCTGAGGCCTTAAACCAGGAAATGCCTGTGGACAACCCAGATGAGGACTCTCTCAGGAG GAGGCTGCTGGAGTCGTCTCTCCTTTCCCTGTCCCGCTACGACATGGGAGGCTCCAGAGACCACCCCATCTACCCCGACCCTGCCAG GTTGTCCCCTGCAGCCTACTATGCTCAGAGGATGATCCAGTACCTGTCCAGGAGGGACAGCATCCGCCAGCGCTCACTGCGCTACCAGCAGAACCGCCTGAGGACGCTGTCGTCCTCCTCGGACAGCCCGGCTGGCAACCCCTCCGCCGCCATGGAGAACAGCGACGTGGACTTCGAGGAACTGGA TGACAACGGAGACCGGACAAGGCACAGAACACCTCGCAACGCCCGCATGTCCGCTCCCTCGCTGGGACGCTTCGTTCCCAG ACGGTTCCTGCTTCCTGAGTACCTGCCATATGCTGGAATCTTCCATGAGAGAGGTCAGCCTGGCCTGGCCACACACTCCTCTGTCAACAGGGTTCTAGCAG GTGCCTCCATCGGTGATGGCCAGTCCGCGGTCGCCAGCAACATTGCCAACACCACCTACCGGCTGCAGTGGTGGGACTTCACCAAGTTTGACCTCCCAGAGATCAGCAACG ccTCAGTCAACGTGCTGGTGCCAAACTGTAAGATCTACAACGATGCCAGCTGTGACATCTCTGCAGACGGCCAGCTCCTGGCCGTGTTCATCCCCAGCAGCCAGCGAGGCTTCCCTGACGAGGGCATCCTGGCCGTCTACTCCCTGGCCCCTCACAACCTGGGCGAGATGCTGTACACCAAGAGATTCG GTCCCAACGCCATCTCCGTCAGCCTTTCTCCTATGGGCTGCTACGTCATGGTGGGGCTGGCCTCACGCAGGATCCTGCTGCACCCCTCCACTGACCACATGGTGGCCCAAGTGTTCAGGCTGCAGCAGCCCCACGGAGGAGAGACTTCCATCAgg ATGGTGTTCAATGTAGTGTACCCCATGGCCCCCGACCAGCGCAGACATGTCAGCATCAATTCAGCCAGATGGCTGCCAGACCCGGGCATGGGCCTGGCCTACGGCACCAACAAAGGAGACCTGGTCATCTGCCGGCCCGT GTTCTACCGCAGCGACGGGGAGAGCACTGCAGAACCCAGCACAGAACCCATATTCTCCGTCAACAACAGTGGGGGCACCAGCAGAACCCGCGGTacagagaggccagg GCCTCCCAGCAGACCAGGCTGGAGACCGGACAGGGACATGGGCCTGATGAACGCCATCGGCCTGCAGCCCCGCCACCCCGCCCCCTCCGTCACCTCCCAGGGGACCCAGACGCCGGTGGTGCAGCTGCAGAATGCAGAGACCCAGACGGAGAGGGACCTcgccacccccagcacctcccacACCGCACCTG CAGAGCCGCTACAGGAAGTGGCCTCCACCAGCGCCGGGGCTGCAGGAACCCTGGAGCCACAAGGCAGCAGTGCCATGGACGGGCCCCTGGGGGGCGGGCCCCTGGCGGACGCCAGCACCGAGGCCAGCACCTCCACCGCCCACACTG GTGACGCCCCAGAATACGCCCCCGGGGAGGACGCCCTGGCGAGGATCCGCCGGCTCATCGCCGAGGGCGGCATGACGGCGGTGGTGCAGCGCGAGCAGAGCACCACCATGGCCTCCATGGGCGGCTTCGGCAACAACATCATTGTCAGCCACCGCATCCACCGTGGCTCCCAGACCGGCACCGGACGCGCCCccggcccctcctcctgccccctcaccatcacccagccccagcccagccagaCACAGACCCTCCGGCTCACACTGGAGCACCCACCCCTCACAGAGGCCCCCATGTGGGGGCCCACCGCCCTCTCGCGGCCCCAGCCCCCAGCGCTCCTCCCAGACGGGGCCGAGCCGGGCCTGGCCATGGGCCTGGACAACGTGTTTGAGGGAGGACGGGCGGCCGCCGCTGACccggctccctcctcctccggactcttctccccctccccctcctccagctctcacgctgcctccccctcctccagcaaccgcaacaacaacaacagcagccgcAGTAGTTACCCTGGCGACCCCTACAGCAGGTAG
- the ambra1b gene encoding activating molecule in BECN1-regulated autophagy protein 1B isoform X3 yields MASRQRNAVCILASRERGSQLSGSQRLLQQLVEEKVRWMKWQSQKVELPDSPRSTFLLAFSPDRTLMASTHVNHNIYITEVKTGKCLHSLVGHRRTPWCVTFHPTIPGLLASGCLDGEVRIWDLHGGSESWFTESNVAIASLAFHPTAQLLLIATNNELHFWDWSRPEPFAVVKTGSETERVRLVRFDPLGHNLLTAIVNPSNQQNEDDSEVPMDSVEMPHFRQRSFLPSQPVRRTPILHNFLHILSSRSSGAPAGSDLPRPNVEASGEGPSAPLGQYPSTHERGPPYPGCTQHLGMVCLCSRCTANRSPSLGEGPPPASSRAPPEPPHASTFSSARTEPRQPSERPSAFTSVYYAGGSSLHRAVPTPHLASQPLSQPSAHEASGRLPGPDWTRSLLNMRPGAESGMLPPRTSSSSVSLLSVLRQQDGSSQSPVYTSATEGRGFPPQGPEPTPGGPSQRGGGGAGTSSGHHPFWEGARSNPASFRNVLQCNLSRYFMEFDRMQDLESPLGGTGGVEGSQEQTQELLNNNIDPERPSSSSASSSHYQPPPPPPPPPPPPHNSENPPPPSPQTHSSRGHLNRCRACHNLLTFNHDSQRWERTSQAASTSAQEPPSWQAPGPAYDEGGQGPRRDPQAHERRAPAAEPSEVSPGGGAGPVPFPGASSSPQPGEQTVGLVYNQETGQWERVYRQAASGRPADTPPEALNQEMPVDNPDEDSLRRRLLESSLLSLSRYDMGGSRDHPIYPDPARLSPAAYYAQRMIQYLSRRDSIRQRSLRYQQNRLRTLSSSSDSPAGNPSAAMENSDVDFEELDDNGDRTRHRTPRNARMSAPSLGRFVPRRFLLPEYLPYAGIFHERGQPGLATHSSVNRVLAGASIGDGQSAVASNIANTTYRLQWWDFTKFDLPEISNASVNVLVPNCKIYNDASCDISADGQLLAVFIPSSQRGFPDEGILAVYSLAPHNLGEMLYTKRFGPNAISVSLSPMGCYVMVGLASRRILLHPSTDHMVAQVFRLQQPHGGETSIRMVFNVVYPMAPDQRRHVSINSARWLPDPGMGLAYGTNKGDLVICRPVFYRSDGESTAEPSTEPIFSVNNSGGTSRTRGTERPGPPSRPGWRPDRDMGLMNAIGLQPRHPAPSVTSQGTQTPVVQLQNAETQTERDLATPSTSHTAPEPLQEVASTSAGAAGTLEPQGSSAMDGPLGGGPLADASTEASTSTAHTGDAPEYAPGEDALARIRRLIAEGGMTAVVQREQSTTMASMGGFGNNIIVSHRIHRGSQTGTGRAPGPSSCPLTITQPQPSQTQTLRLTLEHPPLTEAPMWGPTALSRPQPPALLPDGAEPGLAMGLDNVFEGGRAAAADPAPSSSGLFSPSPSSSSHAASPSSSNRNNNNSSRSSYPGDPYSR; encoded by the exons ATGGCGTCCCGCCAGAGGAACGCCGTGTGCATCCTGGCCAGCCGTGAGCGAGGCTCCCAGCTCTCCGGCTCCCAGCGCCTCCTACagcagctggtggaggagaaggttcGCTGGATGAAGTGGCAGAGTCAG aaaGTGGAGCTTCCAGACAGCCCTCGCTCGACGTTTCTCCTCGCCTTCAGCCCAGATCG gaCCTTGATGGCCTCCACCCACGTTAATCACAACATCTACATCACAGAGGTGAAGACTGGAAAGTGTCTGCATTCCCTGGTGGGGCATCGCCGCACACCCTGGTGTGTGACCTTTCACCCCACCATCCCAGGGCTGCTGGCGTCCGGGTGCCTCGATGGGGAGGTCCGCATCTGGGACCTGCAT GGAGGCAGCGAGAGCTGGTTCACCGAGAGCAACGTGGCCATCGCCTCCTTGGCCTTCCACCCCACcgcccagctcctcctcatcGCCACCAACAACGAGCTGCACTTCTGGGACTGGAGCAGACCGGAGCCCTTCGCTGTGGTGAAGACGGGGAGTGAGACGGAGAGAGTCAG GTTGGTGAGGTTTGATCCGTTGGGGCACAATCTCCTGACAGCGATCGTCAATCCCTCCAACCAGCAG AATGAAGATGACTCGGAGGTCCCTATGGACAGCGTGGAGATGCCCCACTTCCGCCAGCGCTCCTTCCTGCCCTCCCAGCCCGTACGCCGCACCCCCATCCTCCACAACTTCCTCCACATCCTGTCGTCTCGCTCCTCCGGGGCGCCGGCAGGCAGCGATCTCCCCCGGCCCAACGTGGAGGCCAGCGGCGAGGGCCCCAGCGCCCCCCTTGGCCAGTACCCCTCGACCCACGAGCGTGGGCCTCCCTACCCCGGCTGCACCCAGCACCTGGGCATGGTGTGCCTCTGCAGCCGCTGCACTGCCAACCGCAGCCCCTCCCTGGGAGAGggcccccctcccgcctcctccaGGGCCCCACCGGAGCCCCCCCATGCCTCCACCTTCTCTTCGGCCCGGACTGAGCCCCGCCAGCCCTCAGAGAGACCCTCCGCCTTCACCTCTGTCTACTACGCCGGCGGCAGCTCCCTGCACCGTGCCGTACCCACCCCGCACCTGGCCAGCCAGCCCCTCAGCCAGCCCTCCGCTCACGAGGCCTCCGGCCGCCTGCCAGGGCCCGACTGGACGCGCAGCCTGCTCAACATGCGCCCCGGGGCTGAGAGCGGCATGCTGCCCCCCAGGACCAGCTCCTCCTCCGTCAGCCTGCTGTCCGTGCTGCGCCAGCAGGACGGCTCGTCCCAGTCCCCCGTCTACACGTCTGCCACGGAGGGCAGGGGCTTCCCCCCGCAGGGCCCTGAACCCACCCCCGGGGGCCCCAGccagaggggtggtggaggcgcAGGCACCAGCAGCGGACATCACCCCTTCTGGGAGGGCGCGCGCAGCAACCCCGCCTCCTTTCGCAATGTGCTGCAGTGCAACCTGAGCCGCTACTTCATGGAGTTCGATCGCATGCAGGACCTGGAGTCTCCTCTGGGGGGCACTGGCGGTGTggagggcagccaggagcagacCCAGGAGCTGCTCAACAACAACATTGACCCCGAGAGGCCGtcgtcctcctctgcctcctcctcacactaccagccccctcctcctcctcctcctcctcctcctcctcctcacaactcagagaacccccctccccccagcccacaGACCCACTCCTCCCGGGGACACCTAAACCGCTGCCGCGCCTGCCACAACCTGCTCACCTTCAACCACGACTCCCAGCGCTGGGAGCGCACCAGCCAGGCTGCCTCCACCTCCGCCCAGGAGCCCCCCTCCTGGCAGGCCCCCGGCCCGGCCTACGACGAGGGGGGCCAAGGGCCTCGGAGGGACCCCCAGGCCCACGAGAGGAGGGCCCCGGCAGCGGAGCCGAGTGAAGTGTCCCCCGGGGGAGGCGCTGGGCCGGTGCCCTTCCCCGGGGCTTCCTCTTCCCCCCAGCCTGGGGAGCAGACAGTGGGCCTGGTGTACAACCAGGAGACAGGCCAGTGGGAGAGGGTGTACAGGCAGGCAGCTTCCGGACGCCCTGCAGACACACCGCCTGAGGCCTTAAACCAGGAAATGCCTGTGGACAACCCAGATGAGGACTCTCTCAGGAG GAGGCTGCTGGAGTCGTCTCTCCTTTCCCTGTCCCGCTACGACATGGGAGGCTCCAGAGACCACCCCATCTACCCCGACCCTGCCAG GTTGTCCCCTGCAGCCTACTATGCTCAGAGGATGATCCAGTACCTGTCCAGGAGGGACAGCATCCGCCAGCGCTCACTGCGCTACCAGCAGAACCGCCTGAGGACGCTGTCGTCCTCCTCGGACAGCCCGGCTGGCAACCCCTCCGCCGCCATGGAGAACAGCGACGTGGACTTCGAGGAACTGGA TGACAACGGAGACCGGACAAGGCACAGAACACCTCGCAACGCCCGCATGTCCGCTCCCTCGCTGGGACGCTTCGTTCCCAG ACGGTTCCTGCTTCCTGAGTACCTGCCATATGCTGGAATCTTCCATGAGAGAGGTCAGCCTGGCCTGGCCACACACTCCTCTGTCAACAGGGTTCTAGCAG GTGCCTCCATCGGTGATGGCCAGTCCGCGGTCGCCAGCAACATTGCCAACACCACCTACCGGCTGCAGTGGTGGGACTTCACCAAGTTTGACCTCCCAGAGATCAGCAACG ccTCAGTCAACGTGCTGGTGCCAAACTGTAAGATCTACAACGATGCCAGCTGTGACATCTCTGCAGACGGCCAGCTCCTGGCCGTGTTCATCCCCAGCAGCCAGCGAGGCTTCCCTGACGAGGGCATCCTGGCCGTCTACTCCCTGGCCCCTCACAACCTGGGCGAGATGCTGTACACCAAGAGATTCG GTCCCAACGCCATCTCCGTCAGCCTTTCTCCTATGGGCTGCTACGTCATGGTGGGGCTGGCCTCACGCAGGATCCTGCTGCACCCCTCCACTGACCACATGGTGGCCCAAGTGTTCAGGCTGCAGCAGCCCCACGGAGGAGAGACTTCCATCAgg ATGGTGTTCAATGTAGTGTACCCCATGGCCCCCGACCAGCGCAGACATGTCAGCATCAATTCAGCCAGATGGCTGCCAGACCCGGGCATGGGCCTGGCCTACGGCACCAACAAAGGAGACCTGGTCATCTGCCGGCCCGT GTTCTACCGCAGCGACGGGGAGAGCACTGCAGAACCCAGCACAGAACCCATATTCTCCGTCAACAACAGTGGGGGCACCAGCAGAACCCGCGGTacagagaggccagg GCCTCCCAGCAGACCAGGCTGGAGACCGGACAGGGACATGGGCCTGATGAACGCCATCGGCCTGCAGCCCCGCCACCCCGCCCCCTCCGTCACCTCCCAGGGGACCCAGACGCCGGTGGTGCAGCTGCAGAATGCAGAGACCCAGACGGAGAGGGACCTcgccacccccagcacctcccacACCGCACCTG AGCCGCTACAGGAAGTGGCCTCCACCAGCGCCGGGGCTGCAGGAACCCTGGAGCCACAAGGCAGCAGTGCCATGGACGGGCCCCTGGGGGGCGGGCCCCTGGCGGACGCCAGCACCGAGGCCAGCACCTCCACCGCCCACACTG GTGACGCCCCAGAATACGCCCCCGGGGAGGACGCCCTGGCGAGGATCCGCCGGCTCATCGCCGAGGGCGGCATGACGGCGGTGGTGCAGCGCGAGCAGAGCACCACCATGGCCTCCATGGGCGGCTTCGGCAACAACATCATTGTCAGCCACCGCATCCACCGTGGCTCCCAGACCGGCACCGGACGCGCCCccggcccctcctcctgccccctcaccatcacccagccccagcccagccagaCACAGACCCTCCGGCTCACACTGGAGCACCCACCCCTCACAGAGGCCCCCATGTGGGGGCCCACCGCCCTCTCGCGGCCCCAGCCCCCAGCGCTCCTCCCAGACGGGGCCGAGCCGGGCCTGGCCATGGGCCTGGACAACGTGTTTGAGGGAGGACGGGCGGCCGCCGCTGACccggctccctcctcctccggactcttctccccctccccctcctccagctctcacgctgcctccccctcctccagcaaccgcaacaacaacaacagcagccgcAGTAGTTACCCTGGCGACCCCTACAGCAGGTAG